The nucleotide window GCAAATTCCAACTGAGCTCATCCCTAAATGTCCTGATGATAATTCAGATATGACAACAAATCTTAGGGTAGATAATTACTTTGTAGAAGATGAAATTTGGCATAAAGCCTCTGAAACATATTATAATTTTCTTGAAAAGAATAAAAATAAACATATTTTATTTTTAGAACTTGGAGTTGGAGCAAATACTCCAATGATTATAAAATATCCCTTCTGGCAGATGACAATGGAAAATGAAAAGGCTATATATGCATGTATTAATTATGGAGAAGTATTTTGTCCACAAGAAATAGAAAATAGAAGTATTTGTATAGATGGAGATATTGGTTCAGTACTAGAAGCTATCAAATTAAAAAAGCACTAGATTTGTATAAATACATTTCTAGTGCTTTTCTCATTTTTTATTAAGCTTATTTAATTTCTTTATCAAGTTCATGAGTTAAATTTTGTTTAACTATTTGTTCATTTTCTTCTGGAACACATAGTCCGTCTCCTAAGATAGAACAATAGCTTGCTGCTTGTTTATCTCTTTCTAATTCTTCAGCTGTTTTAGGAGGCTCTGCTTGTTTTGCCATTTCTTCTTTTGTTTTTTCATTTTGTTCAGGCACACATAGTCCATCACCTAAAATACTGCAATAAGAAGCTTCTTGTTTCTTAGAATCATCAGCTTTTGGAGCTGGAGCATCAGTCATTGTTTCTGGATCTGGTACTACTTTTCCTGCCTTGATTTCTTCAAAACATTTTAATAACTCATCTTTTCCTGTTGATTTTGCTAAAGTTTCTAATTTTTCATACGCTTCTTTATCTTTTGCATCAAAAGCATCTTTAAATTTGTTTAACATTCTTTTATTTTTTTCTACAAATTCTTTTGTAGCTGTTATTGGTTCTAATTTAACAGGAGCTGCTGCTGGTGCACTTCCACTAGCAATAATTTTTCCTGCTTTGATTTCTTCAAAACATTTTAACAATTCATCTTTTCCTGCTGTTTTTGCTAAATTTTCTAATTTTTCATATGCTTCTTTATCTTTTGCATCAAAAGCATCTTTAAATTTATTTAACATTCTCTTATTCTTTTCTATGAATTCAGCACTTGCAGAAATTGGATCTCCACTAGGTACTGCTGGAGCACTTCCATCAGGAATGATTTTTCCTGTTTTAATTTCTTCATAGTATTTTAATAATTCATCTTTTCCTGCTGTTTTTGCTAAATTTTCTAATTTTTCATATGCTTCTTTATCTCCTGCATCGAAAGCATCTTTAAATTTATTTAACATTCTCTTATTCTTTTCTATAAATTCAGCACTTGCAGAAATTGGATCTCCAGTTTGAGCAACTACTTTCTTTTCTACTGTTTTCTTAACAGGTTTTTTCTTAACAGGTATTTCTACTGCTACACCCATTATCTCTCCTAGTTTTTCAATAACTTTAGGTCCTCCAGGTGCACATAAAGTCATCTTTGCACCTTCTAAAGCTACTCCTGATGCATATCCAGCACAACCAGGGTATCCACAAGCACCACAGTTTGCACCAGGTAGGACAGCTAATATTGCTTCTACTTTTGGGTCTACTTCTACTTCAAACTTCTTTGAAGCATAAGCTAGGAATAGTCCCATCAATATTCCAGTTATTCCTAATACAACAACTGGCATCATAATCGCTTCCATTATATACCTCCATTTGTATAATTATTAAATTTGCATTCCACTAAATCCCATAAATGCCATAGCTAAAAGTCCAGCTGTTATAAATGCTATTGGAACTCCTTTAAAATTTTTAGGAATATTTGCAAATTCAAGTCTTTCTCTTATACCAGCTAAAAGTAATAAAGCTAGTGAGAATCCTACTGCAACTCCAAAACCATTTACTATTGTTTCTATAAAGTTATATCCTACTTGGATATTGATTATAGCAACTCCTAGAACGGCACAGTTTGTTGTGATTAATGGTAAGAATACTCCAAGTGCTTTATATAAGCTTGGTGATGTCTTTTTAATTGCCATTTCAACGAATTGTACAAGAGAAGCTATTATTAATATAAAAGCTATTGTTTGTAGATATCCTAAACCAAGAGGTTCTAATACCAATCTGTAAGCTAACCAAGTTACTCCTGAAGCTATTGTTATAACGAAAGTAACAGCCATACCCATACCTAATGATGAGTCAACTTTTTTAGAAACTCCCATAAATGGACAACAACCTAAGAACTTAGCAAATATTATGTTATTTATAAATATCGAAGTAACAATTATACTAAATAATCCACCTATACTCATTTTTTAGTCACCTTCTTTTTCTTTGCATCTCTTTCTTTTTTTATATTTATACAAGCCATAATTATACCTATAGTGATAAATCCACCAGGAGCTAGTATAAATATTAAAGCTGGTGTAAAGTTAGCAGGAACTAATGAGATTCCAAATACTGATCCGTTACCTAAAATTTCTCTTATTGCTCCTAAGAAAGTTAAAGACAGAGTAAATCCTATTCCAGATCCAATACCATCAAGTATAGAATCAATAACTCCATTTTTAGAAGCAAAACTTTCTGCTCTTCCAAGAACTATACAGTTAACAACTATAAGAGGTATGAATAATCCTAATACCTTATATAAATCAGGTGTGTAAGCATTCATAACCATATCAACAACAGTAACTAGTGTTGCTATTATCATTATAAATGCTGGTATTCTTACTTCATCAGGTATAAATTTCTTAAAAAGTGATATTAATCCATTTGAACAAGCAAGAACGGCTATAACCGCAAGTCCCATTGAGAACCCATTTATAGCACTACTTGTAAC belongs to Fusobacterium periodonticum ATCC 33693 and includes:
- the rsxE gene encoding electron transport complex subunit RsxE, giving the protein MKKLGILTAGIFKENPVFVLMLGLCPTLGVTSSAINGFSMGLAVIAVLACSNGLISLFKKFIPDEVRIPAFIMIIATLVTVVDMVMNAYTPDLYKVLGLFIPLIVVNCIVLGRAESFASKNGVIDSILDGIGSGIGFTLSLTFLGAIREILGNGSVFGISLVPANFTPALIFILAPGGFITIGIIMACINIKKERDAKKKKVTKK
- a CDS encoding RnfABCDGE type electron transport complex subunit B produces the protein MEAIMMPVVVLGITGILMGLFLAYASKKFEVEVDPKVEAILAVLPGANCGACGYPGCAGYASGVALEGAKMTLCAPGGPKVIEKLGEIMGVAVEIPVKKKPVKKTVEKKVVAQTGDPISASAEFIEKNKRMLNKFKDAFDAGDKEAYEKLENLAKTAGKDELLKYYEEIKTGKIIPDGSAPAVPSGDPISASAEFIEKNKRMLNKFKDAFDAKDKEAYEKLENLAKTAGKDELLKCFEEIKAGKIIASGSAPAAAPVKLEPITATKEFVEKNKRMLNKFKDAFDAKDKEAYEKLETLAKSTGKDELLKCFEEIKAGKVVPDPETMTDAPAPKADDSKKQEASYCSILGDGLCVPEQNEKTKEEMAKQAEPPKTAEELERDKQAASYCSILGDGLCVPEENEQIVKQNLTHELDKEIK
- the rsxA gene encoding electron transport complex subunit RsxA, with protein sequence MSIGGLFSIIVTSIFINNIIFAKFLGCCPFMGVSKKVDSSLGMGMAVTFVITIASGVTWLAYRLVLEPLGLGYLQTIAFILIIASLVQFVEMAIKKTSPSLYKALGVFLPLITTNCAVLGVAIINIQVGYNFIETIVNGFGVAVGFSLALLLLAGIRERLEFANIPKNFKGVPIAFITAGLLAMAFMGFSGMQI